From a single Pseudomonas sp. A34-9 genomic region:
- a CDS encoding SMI1/KNR4 family protein: MEEIIEQLREANEPVPVPLELPDEDLLVEIEEQLFIDIPFVFREFLLTVSDVVYGSLEPVTVTDPQSHTYLPDVAANAWDAGVDRSLIPICQDGDDYYCVEEDGTVVLWQAEEELIAEETWESVWHWARDVWLES, translated from the coding sequence ATGGAAGAAATCATCGAACAACTGCGTGAAGCCAACGAACCCGTGCCGGTTCCTTTGGAGTTGCCTGACGAAGATCTGCTGGTCGAAATCGAAGAACAACTGTTCATCGACATTCCGTTTGTCTTCAGAGAGTTTTTGCTGACCGTCAGCGATGTGGTTTATGGCAGCCTCGAACCGGTGACTGTCACCGACCCACAATCCCACACCTACTTGCCGGATGTTGCCGCCAACGCCTGGGATGCCGGTGTTGATCGCAGCCTGATTCCAATCTGTCAGGACGGCGACGACTACTACTGTGTCGAGGAGGATGGCACGGTGGTGCTGTGGCAGGCCGAAGAAGAGTTGATTGCCGAGGAAACCTGGGAATCGGTGTGGCACTGGGCGCGGGACGTCTGGCTGGAAAGCTGA
- a CDS encoding cation:proton antiporter yields the protein MHAISFIQDLAVIMLVAGVVTVLFHRFKQPVVLGYIVAGFIIGPHTPPFGLIHDEETIKTLAELGVIFLMFCLGLEFSLRKLFKVGATAFIAAFLEIVLMIWIGYEIGRWFDWNTMDSLFLGAILAISSTTIIVKALNDLKMKNERFAQLIFGVLIVEDILGIGIIALLSSIAVSGTVSSGEVFSTVGKLSLFMIVALVIGILLVPRLLAYVAKFESNEMLLITVLGLCFGFCLLVVKLEYSMVLGAFLIGAIMAESRQLLKIERLIEPVRDLFSAIFFVAIGLMLDPMILLEYAWPIAVITVAVVLGKMFSCGLGAFIAGNDGRTSLRVGMGLSQIGEFSFIIAALGMTLQVTSNFLYPVAVAVSVITTLLTPYLIRAADPLSIKLSAAVPKRLGRVLGMYGEWLRSIQPQGEGAMLASIIRKILLQVGVNLALVIAIFFSGAFFAERLSAWLQDWISDPSWQKALIWGGALLVSLPFLIAAYRKLKALSMLLAEMGVKPEMAGRHTQRVRRVISEVIPILSLLVIFLLLAALSASILPTNKLLVLIAVVAAAVAALLWRWFIRVHTRMQVALLETLDNHKESSGH from the coding sequence ATGCATGCCATCAGTTTTATTCAGGATCTGGCAGTGATCATGTTGGTCGCAGGTGTGGTGACCGTGTTGTTTCATCGCTTCAAGCAGCCGGTGGTGCTCGGCTATATCGTCGCCGGATTCATCATCGGCCCGCACACTCCGCCGTTCGGCCTGATCCACGACGAAGAAACCATCAAGACCCTCGCTGAGCTTGGAGTGATTTTCCTGATGTTCTGCCTCGGGCTGGAGTTCAGCCTGCGCAAGTTGTTCAAGGTCGGTGCCACGGCGTTTATTGCGGCGTTCCTCGAAATCGTCCTGATGATCTGGATCGGCTATGAAATCGGCCGCTGGTTCGACTGGAACACCATGGACTCGCTGTTCCTCGGCGCAATCCTGGCGATTTCCTCGACCACCATCATCGTCAAGGCGCTCAATGACCTGAAGATGAAGAATGAGCGTTTTGCGCAGTTGATCTTCGGCGTGCTGATCGTCGAAGACATCCTCGGTATCGGCATCATTGCGCTGCTTTCCAGCATTGCCGTCAGCGGTACCGTCAGCTCCGGTGAAGTGTTTTCCACGGTCGGCAAGCTGTCGCTGTTCATGATCGTCGCGTTGGTCATCGGCATTCTGCTGGTGCCGCGTTTGCTGGCTTACGTGGCCAAATTCGAAAGCAACGAGATGCTGTTGATCACTGTGCTGGGCCTGTGTTTCGGCTTTTGCCTGCTGGTGGTCAAGCTTGAATACAGCATGGTGCTCGGAGCGTTCCTGATCGGCGCGATCATGGCCGAGTCGCGGCAATTGCTGAAGATCGAGCGGCTGATCGAGCCGGTTCGCGATCTGTTCAGTGCGATCTTCTTCGTTGCCATCGGCCTGATGCTCGATCCGATGATTCTTCTCGAATATGCGTGGCCGATTGCGGTGATCACCGTGGCGGTTGTGCTCGGCAAGATGTTCTCCTGCGGCCTCGGGGCCTTTATCGCCGGCAATGACGGACGCACCTCACTGCGCGTCGGGATGGGGCTGTCACAGATTGGCGAATTTTCCTTCATCATCGCCGCGCTTGGTATGACCTTGCAGGTCACCAGTAACTTCCTCTATCCGGTCGCTGTCGCCGTGTCGGTGATCACCACGCTGCTGACACCGTATCTGATTCGCGCGGCCGATCCGCTGTCGATCAAATTGTCGGCGGCCGTGCCCAAGCGTCTCGGTCGTGTGCTGGGCATGTACGGTGAATGGTTGCGCAGTATCCAGCCGCAAGGCGAGGGCGCGATGCTGGCGTCGATTATCCGCAAGATTTTGCTCCAGGTCGGGGTCAATCTGGCGTTGGTGATTGCGATCTTCTTTAGCGGGGCATTCTTCGCTGAACGCCTCTCGGCCTGGCTACAGGACTGGATCAGCGATCCGAGCTGGCAGAAGGCGTTGATCTGGGGCGGCGCGTTGCTGGTCTCGCTGCCGTTTTTGATTGCGGCGTATCGCAAGCTCAAGGCATTGTCGATGCTGCTGGCTGAGATGGGCGTGAAGCCGGAGATGGCCGGGCGTCACACGCAGCGAGTGCGCCGGGTGATCTCCGAAGTGATCCCGATTCTCTCGCTGCTGGTGATTTTCCTGTTGTTGGCAGCCTTGTCGGCCAGTATTTTGCCGACCAACAAGTTGCTGGTACTGATCGCCGTGGTCGCGGCCGCCGTGGCGGCGCTGCTCTGGCGCTGGTTCATCCGCGTGCACACGCGGATGCAGGTGGCGCTGCTGGAAACCCTCGATAACCACAAGGAGTCGTCGGGGCATTGA
- a CDS encoding acyl-CoA thioesterase, producing the protein MEPGNAQLSMTVLMTPDMANFSGNVHGGTLLKYLDEVAYACASRYAGRYVVTLSVDQVIFREPIHVGELVTFLASVNYTGNTSMEVGIKVVTENIRERSVRHTNSCFFTMVAVDDQRKPAAVPPLQPQNSEDKRRYIQAQQRRQIRQELEKRYQEIKGDA; encoded by the coding sequence ATGGAACCCGGAAACGCCCAGCTGTCGATGACGGTACTGATGACCCCCGACATGGCCAACTTCTCTGGCAATGTCCACGGCGGCACCCTGCTCAAATACCTCGACGAAGTGGCCTACGCCTGCGCGAGCCGCTATGCCGGCCGCTACGTGGTGACGTTGTCGGTGGATCAGGTGATTTTCCGCGAGCCGATCCATGTCGGCGAACTGGTGACCTTCCTCGCTTCGGTCAACTACACCGGTAACACGTCGATGGAAGTCGGCATCAAAGTGGTGACCGAAAACATCCGCGAACGCTCAGTGCGCCACACCAACAGCTGCTTCTTCACTATGGTCGCCGTGGATGACCAGCGTAAGCCGGCCGCCGTGCCGCCGCTGCAACCGCAGAACAGTGAAGACAAGCGCCGCTATATTCAGGCGCAGCAGCGCCGGCAGATTCGCCAGGAGCTGGAGAAGCGCTATCAGGAGATCAAGGGCGACGCCTGA
- the pdxY gene encoding pyridoxal kinase PdxY yields the protein MKRTPHLLAIQSHVVFGHAGNSAAVFPMQRVGVNVWPLNTVQFSNHTQYGQWAGEVLAPQQIPELVEGIAAIGELGNCDAVLSGYLGSAAQGRAILSGVERIKSVNPKALYLCDPVMGHPEKGCSVPTEVSDFLLQEAAAVADIMCPNQLELDSFSGRKPQSLFDCLAMARALLARGPKAVLVKHLDYPGKPADGFEMLLVTAEGSWHLRRPLLAFPRQPVGVGDLTSGLFLARVLLGDSLVAAFEFTAAAVHEVLLETQACASYELQLVRAQDRIAHPRVKFEATAISL from the coding sequence ATGAAACGTACGCCTCATCTGCTCGCCATTCAGTCTCATGTGGTGTTCGGCCACGCCGGTAACAGCGCCGCGGTTTTTCCGATGCAACGGGTCGGGGTCAATGTCTGGCCGCTCAACACTGTGCAGTTTTCCAACCACACCCAGTACGGCCAATGGGCCGGCGAAGTGTTGGCGCCGCAGCAGATTCCCGAGCTGGTCGAAGGCATCGCTGCGATTGGCGAGCTGGGCAATTGCGATGCGGTGCTGTCCGGATACCTCGGTAGCGCGGCGCAAGGCCGGGCGATTCTCAGCGGTGTCGAACGCATCAAGTCGGTCAATCCGAAAGCGCTTTATCTATGTGATCCGGTGATGGGCCATCCGGAGAAGGGTTGCAGCGTGCCGACCGAGGTCAGCGATTTCCTCCTGCAAGAGGCGGCGGCCGTGGCGGACATCATGTGCCCGAACCAGTTGGAGCTGGACAGCTTTTCCGGGCGCAAGCCGCAATCGTTGTTCGATTGCCTGGCGATGGCGCGGGCACTGTTGGCACGCGGGCCGAAAGCGGTGCTGGTCAAGCATCTGGATTATCCGGGCAAACCAGCCGATGGCTTTGAAATGTTGCTGGTGACAGCCGAAGGCAGCTGGCATCTGCGCCGTCCGCTGCTGGCGTTTCCGCGTCAGCCCGTGGGCGTGGGCGATCTGACGTCTGGCCTGTTTCTGGCGCGGGTACTGTTGGGCGATAGCCTGGTGGCGGCGTTCGAATTCACCGCGGCGGCGGTGCATGAGGTGCTGCTGGAGACTCAGGCGTGCGCCAGTTATGAGTTGCAACTGGTGCGGGCGCAGGACCGGATTGCGCATCCACGGGTGAAGTTCGAGGCAACCGCGATCAGTCTGTAA
- a CDS encoding DUF3301 domain-containing protein, translating to MLTLENIFVLILFAAAGAWLWHNHGLRERALERVKQHCLNVRVELLDGNVALKKIGFIKDANGRRRLARVYNFEFTVTGETRHNGTITQFGAHSAQIELAPYPAPFDDTPPVVEVHKPRAEVIELSQWRQEHTKWKP from the coding sequence ATGCTGACCCTGGAAAACATCTTCGTGCTGATACTGTTCGCCGCTGCCGGCGCCTGGCTATGGCACAACCACGGCTTGCGCGAACGGGCGCTGGAGCGGGTCAAACAGCATTGCCTGAACGTGCGGGTCGAGTTGCTCGACGGCAACGTCGCGCTGAAGAAGATCGGGTTCATCAAGGACGCCAACGGTCGCCGACGACTGGCGCGGGTGTATAACTTTGAGTTCACCGTGACCGGCGAAACCCGCCATAACGGCACCATCACCCAGTTTGGCGCGCACAGTGCGCAGATCGAACTGGCGCCCTACCCGGCACCGTTCGACGACACGCCGCCGGTGGTTGAGGTGCACAAGCCTCGAGCGGAGGTCATCGAGCTAAGCCAGTGGCGCCAGGAACACACCAAGTGGAAGCCCTGA
- a CDS encoding CobW family GTP-binding protein: protein MLQNIPTHVIAGPLGAGKTSLIRQLMAQRSAGERWAVLINEFGQIGLDAALLASDADGIALGEVAGGCLCCVNGAPFQIGLGRLLRKAKPDRLFIEPSGLGHPAQLIKQLNEAPWLGVLALQPCVLVLDAQALRAGKALPAAQQEALAGAGLLLLNKAENLAESERQKITSLLPPVRLIWTQQAQLSLSELPGLAAQAVNGLDSLIVPKGSGQMPAIWSDPTIPICLSQAQEGGWSIGWRWHPGQKFDKARIADWLNGLHWKRAKLVIHCADGWVSANAPENAELVWHSSEWRKDSRIELIFAEAQDIEGLQRGLSGCRAD, encoded by the coding sequence ATGTTGCAGAACATTCCTACCCATGTCATTGCTGGCCCTTTGGGTGCCGGCAAGACCAGCCTGATTCGCCAGCTCATGGCTCAGCGGTCGGCCGGCGAGCGCTGGGCGGTGCTGATCAACGAGTTCGGCCAGATCGGCCTCGATGCCGCGCTGCTGGCGAGTGATGCCGATGGTATCGCACTGGGCGAAGTGGCCGGGGGCTGCCTGTGCTGCGTCAATGGCGCGCCTTTTCAGATCGGCCTCGGGCGGTTGTTGCGCAAGGCGAAGCCGGATCGGCTGTTCATCGAACCGTCCGGGTTGGGCCATCCGGCGCAGTTGATTAAACAATTGAATGAAGCGCCGTGGCTCGGTGTGCTGGCGCTGCAGCCGTGTGTTCTGGTGCTGGATGCTCAGGCGCTCCGGGCTGGAAAAGCATTGCCGGCAGCTCAGCAGGAAGCGTTGGCCGGTGCGGGTTTGTTGCTGCTGAACAAGGCGGAAAACCTTGCTGAAAGTGAACGGCAGAAAATAACCAGCCTGTTGCCGCCAGTCAGGCTGATATGGACGCAACAGGCGCAACTGTCCCTGAGCGAACTTCCCGGCCTGGCTGCGCAAGCGGTCAATGGTTTGGACAGTCTGATCGTGCCCAAGGGATCAGGACAAATGCCGGCCATCTGGAGCGATCCGACGATACCGATCTGCTTGAGTCAGGCCCAGGAGGGTGGCTGGAGTATCGGTTGGCGTTGGCATCCGGGGCAAAAGTTCGACAAGGCACGGATCGCCGATTGGCTAAACGGGCTTCATTGGAAGAGAGCGAAGCTGGTTATCCACTGCGCAGATGGCTGGGTTTCGGCGAATGCGCCGGAGAATGCGGAGTTGGTTTGGCATAGCAGTGAATGGCGCAAAGATTCGCGCATCGAGCTGATCTTTGCTGAGGCGCAGGATATTGAGGGGTTGCAGCGTGGATTGTCGGGATGCCGGGCGGATTAG
- a CDS encoding NADH:ubiquinone oxidoreductase, translating to MRWMGWSLLLTLLSSEAWAQACVVHSQGERLDVKVCQQNRNIPQKLFNDGFCQPTLAGQKVEVQYVDQCPGGAFGVCSNAQVANMPYRQDIHYYGVATDAAYLKPYCEGQSQGSWLKP from the coding sequence ATGCGTTGGATGGGATGGTCGTTGCTGTTGACGCTGCTGTCGAGCGAAGCGTGGGCTCAGGCCTGCGTAGTGCACAGTCAGGGCGAGCGGCTCGACGTCAAAGTCTGTCAGCAGAACCGCAATATTCCGCAGAAACTGTTCAACGACGGTTTCTGCCAGCCAACGCTGGCCGGACAGAAAGTCGAAGTGCAGTATGTCGATCAATGCCCGGGCGGAGCGTTCGGCGTGTGCAGCAACGCGCAAGTCGCCAATATGCCTTATCGCCAGGATATCCACTATTACGGCGTCGCCACTGATGCTGCATATCTGAAGCCGTACTGCGAAGGCCAGAGCCAGGGTTCGTGGCTCAAGCCTTGA
- a CDS encoding DUF1826 domain-containing protein, with amino-acid sequence MLALKLQQNRTRHQHQGPTPKALTRILEDDTNLAVWQRQLPLHISDFAQLLLSLNEPLAESLCLELPSEDAEPDLTGLASGFRDLEGYEGFLADLKWLVSAFACLLGARRIGLRLRLLDKAMCPRFHVDHVPVRLITTYAGVGSQWLKEGAMDRQQLGQANAEPHIHIQQLGRGDVALLKGEKWHGNEGFGLIHRSSQPGAGERRLILTLDWLG; translated from the coding sequence ATGCTCGCGCTTAAACTGCAGCAGAACCGTACGCGCCACCAGCATCAAGGCCCGACACCGAAGGCGCTGACGCGAATTCTCGAAGACGACACCAATCTTGCCGTCTGGCAACGCCAACTGCCGTTGCACATCAGCGATTTCGCCCAGTTACTTCTGTCGCTCAACGAACCGCTGGCGGAGTCGTTGTGCCTGGAGTTGCCGAGTGAGGACGCGGAGCCTGATCTCACCGGACTGGCTTCAGGATTTCGCGATCTGGAAGGCTATGAGGGCTTCCTCGCCGACCTGAAATGGTTAGTGAGCGCCTTCGCCTGCTTGCTCGGTGCGCGGCGCATCGGCCTGCGCCTGCGCTTGCTGGATAAAGCCATGTGCCCGCGCTTCCATGTCGATCATGTGCCGGTGCGGCTGATCACAACCTACGCCGGCGTCGGCAGCCAATGGCTCAAGGAAGGCGCGATGGATCGACAACAACTGGGGCAGGCCAACGCCGAGCCGCACATACACATCCAGCAACTCGGAAGGGGTGACGTGGCGCTGTTGAAAGGCGAGAAATGGCATGGCAATGAAGGCTTCGGCCTGATTCACCGCTCGTCGCAACCGGGCGCGGGCGAGCGTCGCCTGATACTGACCCTCGACTGGCTCGGCTGA
- the zigA gene encoding zinc metallochaperone GTPase ZigA, which translates to MSAELPVTVLSGFLGAGKSTLLNYVLRNRKGLRVAVIVNDMSEINIDGSEVQRDVSLNRAEEKIVEMSNGCICCTLREDLLEEVSKLAREGRFDYLLIESTGISEPLPVAETFTFRDEQGQSLSDIARLDTMVTVVDGMNFLPDYQAAESLASRGEILGEEDERSITDLLIEQIEFADVLLISKIDLISQCEREELIAILKRLNAQAEIIPMVMGEVPLEKVLNTGRFDFERAAQAPGWLLELRGEHVPETDEYGIASTAYRARRPFHPQRFFSFIDRPWLNGKLLRSKGFFWLASKPTDAGSWSQAGGLMRHGFAGRWWRFVPKNQWPQDQESTAAIMENWEPSVGDCRQELVFIGQNIDFLELSAELDACQLTDEEMALGVEGWRLLPDPFGPWHEEAA; encoded by the coding sequence ATGTCAGCCGAGTTGCCCGTCACCGTACTTTCAGGATTTCTGGGTGCTGGAAAGAGTACGCTTTTGAATTACGTACTACGTAATCGCAAGGGACTTCGTGTAGCCGTCATCGTCAATGATATGAGCGAGATCAATATCGATGGCAGCGAAGTACAGCGAGATGTCAGCCTGAACCGCGCAGAAGAAAAAATCGTGGAAATGAGCAATGGCTGTATCTGCTGTACGTTACGCGAAGATCTGCTCGAAGAAGTCAGCAAACTCGCTCGCGAGGGCCGCTTCGATTATTTGCTCATCGAATCCACCGGAATCTCAGAACCATTGCCCGTGGCCGAAACCTTTACCTTCCGTGATGAGCAGGGCCAAAGCCTCTCCGACATCGCGCGCCTCGATACTATGGTCACTGTAGTTGACGGTATGAATTTTCTGCCGGACTACCAGGCAGCGGAAAGCCTCGCCTCCCGGGGCGAGATTCTCGGCGAGGAAGACGAACGCTCCATCACCGACCTGTTGATCGAACAAATCGAATTCGCCGACGTGCTGTTGATCAGCAAGATCGACTTGATCAGCCAGTGCGAGCGGGAAGAGCTGATCGCCATCCTCAAACGCCTTAATGCCCAAGCCGAAATCATCCCGATGGTGATGGGCGAGGTGCCGCTGGAGAAAGTCCTCAATACCGGTCGTTTCGACTTTGAAAGGGCCGCGCAAGCACCAGGCTGGCTACTGGAGTTGCGCGGTGAGCACGTGCCGGAAACTGACGAGTACGGCATCGCTTCAACCGCGTACCGCGCGCGTCGCCCGTTTCACCCGCAACGCTTTTTCAGCTTCATCGATCGTCCGTGGCTGAACGGCAAACTGCTGCGCTCCAAAGGCTTCTTCTGGCTCGCGAGCAAACCCACCGACGCCGGTAGCTGGTCGCAGGCCGGCGGATTGATGCGCCACGGTTTTGCCGGACGCTGGTGGCGTTTTGTGCCAAAAAACCAATGGCCGCAAGATCAGGAAAGCACCGCAGCCATCATGGAAAACTGGGAGCCGAGCGTAGGAGATTGCCGCCAGGAACTGGTGTTCATCGGGCAGAACATCGATTTCCTAGAGCTCTCTGCCGAACTCGATGCTTGCCAGCTCACCGATGAAGAAATGGCGCTCGGTGTCGAAGGCTGGCGATTGTTGCCAGATCCGTTCGGTCCTTGGCACGAGGAGGCCGCCTGA
- a CDS encoding glutamine synthetase, which yields MKTALKSALLSLGLLMIGNASAQVPALATCTRSANLLACVDADGNAYSVNTVGSTLYLRGFEKTGQRYWAQTNSRFGQLTFFTGIASDGEAWVGYTRRVGWTTINRFSSSGGSSAKFTCSRITGC from the coding sequence ATGAAAACTGCGCTGAAATCTGCGTTGTTGAGCCTTGGATTGTTGATGATCGGCAACGCATCAGCTCAGGTACCGGCACTTGCGACCTGCACACGCAGCGCAAATCTGTTGGCCTGCGTCGATGCCGACGGCAACGCCTACAGTGTCAACACCGTCGGCAGCACGCTTTATCTGCGTGGATTTGAAAAAACTGGCCAGCGTTATTGGGCGCAAACCAACAGCCGTTTCGGCCAACTGACGTTCTTCACCGGCATTGCTTCTGACGGCGAAGCCTGGGTGGGCTACACCCGACGTGTTGGCTGGACGACGATCAATCGCTTCTCCAGTTCAGGCGGCAGCAGCGCAAAGTTCACCTGCAGCCGGATTACCGGATGTTAG
- a CDS encoding N-acetylmuramoyl-L-alanine amidase, translated as MHRRQVLNLILASAAFVLPFSVSATQIRQARLWRSEEKLRLVFDLSGPVRYKTFTLSAPERLIIDVSGASLSGDFSQMALDGSVIRSIRSGPFGLGNTRIVLDLSKPVLLNSFLLAPQNGQSHRLVLDLVSAKPMAIAPKVPRETPQISAHPKRDIIVVVDPGHGGKDPGAVGAKGEREKDVVLSIAQLLAKRLKKEKGFDVKLVRNDEFFVPLRKRVEIARQHKADMFISVHADAAPRLTASGASVYCLSEGGATSATARFMAQRENGADLLGATSLLNLKDKDPMLAGVILDMSMNATIAASLQLGSTVLSSLAGITTLHQKRVEQAGFAVLKSPDVPSILVETGFISNVRDSQRLVTARHQQAVADGLFKGLQRYFEKNPPVDSYLAWQQEQQKAQV; from the coding sequence ATGCACAGACGTCAGGTGCTCAATCTGATTTTGGCCAGCGCTGCTTTCGTTTTGCCCTTCAGCGTATCGGCTACGCAAATTCGTCAGGCGCGACTTTGGCGATCTGAGGAAAAGCTGCGGTTGGTGTTCGATTTGAGTGGCCCGGTCCGCTACAAGACCTTCACGCTCAGTGCGCCGGAACGGCTAATCATTGACGTGAGTGGCGCTAGCTTGAGCGGAGATTTCAGTCAGATGGCACTAGATGGCTCGGTTATACGGTCGATCCGATCCGGGCCGTTTGGTCTGGGAAATACGAGGATTGTTCTCGACCTGAGCAAACCCGTGCTGCTGAATAGTTTCCTTTTGGCGCCGCAGAATGGGCAAAGCCATCGCTTGGTTCTGGATTTGGTCAGCGCGAAACCGATGGCAATAGCCCCAAAGGTTCCACGTGAAACACCGCAGATTAGTGCTCATCCGAAGCGCGACATCATCGTAGTCGTCGACCCGGGACATGGCGGCAAGGACCCCGGTGCGGTTGGCGCCAAGGGCGAACGGGAAAAAGATGTAGTGCTTTCCATCGCGCAGTTGCTCGCTAAACGCCTGAAAAAAGAGAAAGGCTTTGACGTAAAACTGGTGCGCAATGACGAGTTTTTCGTTCCGTTGCGCAAGCGTGTGGAGATCGCCAGGCAGCACAAGGCCGACATGTTTATCTCGGTACATGCCGACGCGGCGCCGCGCCTGACCGCTTCTGGCGCATCGGTTTATTGCTTGTCCGAGGGTGGCGCGACTTCTGCGACTGCGCGCTTCATGGCGCAGCGAGAGAATGGTGCAGACCTGCTCGGTGCGACAAGTCTGCTCAATTTGAAGGACAAGGATCCGATGCTCGCCGGGGTGATTCTCGACATGTCGATGAACGCGACAATCGCCGCCAGTTTGCAGCTTGGCAGCACGGTGCTGAGCAGTCTTGCCGGTATCACCACTCTGCACCAGAAGCGTGTGGAGCAAGCGGGTTTTGCAGTACTGAAATCACCCGATGTGCCTTCAATTCTGGTGGAAACCGGCTTCATTTCCAATGTGCGCGACAGTCAGCGTCTGGTCACCGCTCGGCATCAGCAAGCCGTGGCAGACGGGTTGTTTAAAGGATTGCAGCGCTATTTTGAAAAGAATCCTCCCGTTGACAGCTACCTTGCCTGGCAGCAAGAGCAGCAAAAAGCACAGGTCTAA